The proteins below come from a single Ailuropoda melanoleuca isolate Jingjing chromosome 1, ASM200744v2, whole genome shotgun sequence genomic window:
- the CPA5 gene encoding carboxypeptidase A5 isoform X5, whose protein sequence is MPSSPGGGVGPGLCPVDRWTLLVFSFILAAALGQMNFTGDQVLRVLAKNEKQLSILRDLEGLKPQKVDFWRSPARPSLPVDMRVAFSELKDIKAYLESHGLAYSIMIKDIQVLLDEEREAMAKARRLERSTSSFSYSSYHTLEEIYSWIDNFVTEYSDIVSKIRIGHSFENRSILVLKFSTGGSQRRAIWIDTGIHSREWITHATGIWTAKKIVSEYGKDHTLTNILNAMDIFMEIVTNPDGFAFTHSMNRLWRKNKSSRPGIFCIGVDLNRNWKSGFGGNGSNNNPCSETYRGPSPQSEPEVAAIVDFITTHGNIKALISIHSYSQMLMYPYGHSLEPVPNQKELMWPAGSLWTGPMTVASNTHSPSSSGTRGAMASCCRPPRSSPRPRRRGWRFGPSWSTP, encoded by the exons ATGCCGAGCAGCCCTGGAGGGGGCGTGGGCCCTGGCCTGTGCCCTGTGGACAGGTGGACGCTTCTGGTCTTCAGCTTTATCCTGGCAGCAGCTTTGGGTCAAATGAATTTCACAGG AGACCAGGTTCTTCGAGTCCTGGCTAAAAATGAGAAGCAGCTTTCAATTCTCAGGGACCTGGAGGGCCTGAAGCCCCAGAAG GTGGATTTCTGGCGTagcccagccaggcccagcctcCCTGTGGATATGAGAGTTGCTTTCTCGGAACTGAAGGACATCAAAGCTTACCTGGAGTCTCACGGCCTTGCTTACAGCATCATGATAAAGGACATCCAG GTGCTGCTGGACGAAGAGAGAGAAGCCATGGCAAAGGCCCGCCGGCTGGAGCGCAGCACCAGTAGCTTCAGCTACTCCTCTTACCACACCCTGGAGGAG ATATATAGCTGGATTGACAACTTCGTAACTGAGTATTCAGATATTGTTTCAAAAATTCGGATTGGCCACAGCTTTGAAAATCGGTCCATTCTTGTCCTGAAG TTCAGCACTGGAGGCTCTCAGCGCCGGGCCATCTGGATTGACACTGGTATCCACTCCCGGGAGTGGATCACCCATGCCACTGGCATCTGGACCGCCAAGAAG ATTGTCAGTGAATATGGCAAAGACCACACCCTGACAAATATCCTGAATGCCATGGACATCTTCATGGAGATTGTCACCAACCCTGATGGGTTTGCATTCACCCACAGCATG AACCGCCTGTGGCGGAAGAACAAATCCAGCAGACCTGGAATCTTTTGCATTGGCGTGGATCTGAACAGGAACTGGAAGTCAGGCTTTGGAG gaaaTGGTTCTAATAACAACCCCTGCTCAGAGACTTACCGCGGGCCCTCCCCTCAGTCGGAGCCAGAGGTGGCTGCCATTGTGGACTTCATCACCACCCATGGGAACATTAAGGCTCTGATCTCCATTCACAGCTACTCTCAGATGCTCATGTACCCTTACGGCCACTCACTGGAGCCGGTTCCAAACCAGAAGGAGTTG ATGTGGCCAGCGGGATCACTGTGGACTGGGCCTATGACAGTGGCATCAAATACTCATTCACCTTCGAGCTCCGGGACACGGGGCGCTATGGCTTCCTGCTGCCGGCCTCCCAGATCGTCCCCACGGCCCAGGAGACGTGGCTGGCGCTTCGGACCATCATGGAGCACACCCTGA
- the CPA5 gene encoding carboxypeptidase A5 isoform X6, whose protein sequence is MPSSPGGGVGPGLCPVDRWTLLVFSFILAAALGQMNFTGCPRPGVFSLNLLQATQPSRKPSPQLPLPSLCLSRDQVLRVLAKNEKQLSILRDLEGLKPQKVDFWRSPARPSLPVDMRVAFSELKDIKAYLESHGLAYSIMIKDIQVLLDEEREAMAKARRLERSTSSFSYSSYHTLEEIYSWIDNFVTEYSDIVSKIRIGHSFENRSILVLKNRLWRKNKSSRPGIFCIGVDLNRNWKSGFGGNGSNNNPCSETYRGPSPQSEPEVAAIVDFITTHGNIKALISIHSYSQMLMYPYGHSLEPVPNQKELYHLAKDAVQALSEAHGIEYIYGSISNTLYVASGITVDWAYDSGIKYSFTFELRDTGRYGFLLPASQIVPTAQETWLALRTIMEHTLNHPY, encoded by the exons ATGCCGAGCAGCCCTGGAGGGGGCGTGGGCCCTGGCCTGTGCCCTGTGGACAGGTGGACGCTTCTGGTCTTCAGCTTTATCCTGGCAGCAGCTTTGGGTCAAATGAATTTCACAGG GTGCCCTCGGCCTGGTGTCTTCTCACTCAACCTCCTCCAAGCAACTCAgccttccaggaagccctctccacagctccctctgccctccctgtgtCTTTCCAGAGACCAGGTTCTTCGAGTCCTGGCTAAAAATGAGAAGCAGCTTTCAATTCTCAGGGACCTGGAGGGCCTGAAGCCCCAGAAG GTGGATTTCTGGCGTagcccagccaggcccagcctcCCTGTGGATATGAGAGTTGCTTTCTCGGAACTGAAGGACATCAAAGCTTACCTGGAGTCTCACGGCCTTGCTTACAGCATCATGATAAAGGACATCCAG GTGCTGCTGGACGAAGAGAGAGAAGCCATGGCAAAGGCCCGCCGGCTGGAGCGCAGCACCAGTAGCTTCAGCTACTCCTCTTACCACACCCTGGAGGAG ATATATAGCTGGATTGACAACTTCGTAACTGAGTATTCAGATATTGTTTCAAAAATTCGGATTGGCCACAGCTTTGAAAATCGGTCCATTCTTGTCCTGAAG AACCGCCTGTGGCGGAAGAACAAATCCAGCAGACCTGGAATCTTTTGCATTGGCGTGGATCTGAACAGGAACTGGAAGTCAGGCTTTGGAG gaaaTGGTTCTAATAACAACCCCTGCTCAGAGACTTACCGCGGGCCCTCCCCTCAGTCGGAGCCAGAGGTGGCTGCCATTGTGGACTTCATCACCACCCATGGGAACATTAAGGCTCTGATCTCCATTCACAGCTACTCTCAGATGCTCATGTACCCTTACGGCCACTCACTGGAGCCGGTTCCAAACCAGAAGGAGTTG TACCATCTTGCCAAGGACGCAGTGCAGGCCTTGTCTGAGGCCCACGGGATCGAGTACATTTATGGCAGCATCAGCAACACCCTCT ATGTGGCCAGCGGGATCACTGTGGACTGGGCCTATGACAGTGGCATCAAATACTCATTCACCTTCGAGCTCCGGGACACGGGGCGCTATGGCTTCCTGCTGCCGGCCTCCCAGATCGTCCCCACGGCCCAGGAGACGTGGCTGGCGCTTCGGACCATCATGGAGCACACCCTGAATCACCCCTACTAG
- the CPA5 gene encoding carboxypeptidase A5 isoform X3 has translation MPSSPGGGVGPGLCPVDRWTLLVFSFILAAALGQMNFTGDQVLRVLAKNEKQLSILRDLEGLKPQKVDFWRSPARPSLPVDMRVAFSELKDIKAYLESHGLAYSIMIKDIQVLLDEEREAMAKARRLERSTSSFSYSSYHTLEEIYSWIDNFVTEYSDIVSKIRIGHSFENRSILVLKFSTGGSQRRAIWIDTGIHSREWITHATGIWTAKKIVSEYGKDHTLTNILNAMDIFMEIVTNPDGFAFTHSMNRLWRKNKSSRPGIFCIGVDLNRNWKSGFGGNGSNNNPCSETYRGPSPQSEPEVAAIVDFITTHGNIKALISIHSYSQMLMYPYGHSLEPVPNQKELYHLAKDAVQALSEAHGIEYIYGSISNTLYVASGITVDWAYDSGIKYSFTFELRDTGRYGFLLPASQIVPTAQETWLALRTIMEHTLNHPY, from the exons ATGCCGAGCAGCCCTGGAGGGGGCGTGGGCCCTGGCCTGTGCCCTGTGGACAGGTGGACGCTTCTGGTCTTCAGCTTTATCCTGGCAGCAGCTTTGGGTCAAATGAATTTCACAGG AGACCAGGTTCTTCGAGTCCTGGCTAAAAATGAGAAGCAGCTTTCAATTCTCAGGGACCTGGAGGGCCTGAAGCCCCAGAAG GTGGATTTCTGGCGTagcccagccaggcccagcctcCCTGTGGATATGAGAGTTGCTTTCTCGGAACTGAAGGACATCAAAGCTTACCTGGAGTCTCACGGCCTTGCTTACAGCATCATGATAAAGGACATCCAG GTGCTGCTGGACGAAGAGAGAGAAGCCATGGCAAAGGCCCGCCGGCTGGAGCGCAGCACCAGTAGCTTCAGCTACTCCTCTTACCACACCCTGGAGGAG ATATATAGCTGGATTGACAACTTCGTAACTGAGTATTCAGATATTGTTTCAAAAATTCGGATTGGCCACAGCTTTGAAAATCGGTCCATTCTTGTCCTGAAG TTCAGCACTGGAGGCTCTCAGCGCCGGGCCATCTGGATTGACACTGGTATCCACTCCCGGGAGTGGATCACCCATGCCACTGGCATCTGGACCGCCAAGAAG ATTGTCAGTGAATATGGCAAAGACCACACCCTGACAAATATCCTGAATGCCATGGACATCTTCATGGAGATTGTCACCAACCCTGATGGGTTTGCATTCACCCACAGCATG AACCGCCTGTGGCGGAAGAACAAATCCAGCAGACCTGGAATCTTTTGCATTGGCGTGGATCTGAACAGGAACTGGAAGTCAGGCTTTGGAG gaaaTGGTTCTAATAACAACCCCTGCTCAGAGACTTACCGCGGGCCCTCCCCTCAGTCGGAGCCAGAGGTGGCTGCCATTGTGGACTTCATCACCACCCATGGGAACATTAAGGCTCTGATCTCCATTCACAGCTACTCTCAGATGCTCATGTACCCTTACGGCCACTCACTGGAGCCGGTTCCAAACCAGAAGGAGTTG TACCATCTTGCCAAGGACGCAGTGCAGGCCTTGTCTGAGGCCCACGGGATCGAGTACATTTATGGCAGCATCAGCAACACCCTCT ATGTGGCCAGCGGGATCACTGTGGACTGGGCCTATGACAGTGGCATCAAATACTCATTCACCTTCGAGCTCCGGGACACGGGGCGCTATGGCTTCCTGCTGCCGGCCTCCCAGATCGTCCCCACGGCCCAGGAGACGTGGCTGGCGCTTCGGACCATCATGGAGCACACCCTGAATCACCCCTACTAG
- the CPA5 gene encoding carboxypeptidase A5 isoform X1: MPSSPGGGVGPGLCPVDRWTLLVFSFILAAALGQMNFTGCPRPGVFSLNLLQATQPSRKPSPQLPLPSLCLSRDQVLRVLAKNEKQLSILRDLEGLKPQKVDFWRSPARPSLPVDMRVAFSELKDIKAYLESHGLAYSIMIKDIQVLLDEEREAMAKARRLERSTSSFSYSSYHTLEEIYSWIDNFVTEYSDIVSKIRIGHSFENRSILVLKFSTGGSQRRAIWIDTGIHSREWITHATGIWTAKKIVSEYGKDHTLTNILNAMDIFMEIVTNPDGFAFTHSMNRLWRKNKSSRPGIFCIGVDLNRNWKSGFGGNGSNNNPCSETYRGPSPQSEPEVAAIVDFITTHGNIKALISIHSYSQMLMYPYGHSLEPVPNQKELYHLAKDAVQALSEAHGIEYIYGSISNTLYVASGITVDWAYDSGIKYSFTFELRDTGRYGFLLPASQIVPTAQETWLALRTIMEHTLNHPY; encoded by the exons ATGCCGAGCAGCCCTGGAGGGGGCGTGGGCCCTGGCCTGTGCCCTGTGGACAGGTGGACGCTTCTGGTCTTCAGCTTTATCCTGGCAGCAGCTTTGGGTCAAATGAATTTCACAGG GTGCCCTCGGCCTGGTGTCTTCTCACTCAACCTCCTCCAAGCAACTCAgccttccaggaagccctctccacagctccctctgccctccctgtgtCTTTCCAGAGACCAGGTTCTTCGAGTCCTGGCTAAAAATGAGAAGCAGCTTTCAATTCTCAGGGACCTGGAGGGCCTGAAGCCCCAGAAG GTGGATTTCTGGCGTagcccagccaggcccagcctcCCTGTGGATATGAGAGTTGCTTTCTCGGAACTGAAGGACATCAAAGCTTACCTGGAGTCTCACGGCCTTGCTTACAGCATCATGATAAAGGACATCCAG GTGCTGCTGGACGAAGAGAGAGAAGCCATGGCAAAGGCCCGCCGGCTGGAGCGCAGCACCAGTAGCTTCAGCTACTCCTCTTACCACACCCTGGAGGAG ATATATAGCTGGATTGACAACTTCGTAACTGAGTATTCAGATATTGTTTCAAAAATTCGGATTGGCCACAGCTTTGAAAATCGGTCCATTCTTGTCCTGAAG TTCAGCACTGGAGGCTCTCAGCGCCGGGCCATCTGGATTGACACTGGTATCCACTCCCGGGAGTGGATCACCCATGCCACTGGCATCTGGACCGCCAAGAAG ATTGTCAGTGAATATGGCAAAGACCACACCCTGACAAATATCCTGAATGCCATGGACATCTTCATGGAGATTGTCACCAACCCTGATGGGTTTGCATTCACCCACAGCATG AACCGCCTGTGGCGGAAGAACAAATCCAGCAGACCTGGAATCTTTTGCATTGGCGTGGATCTGAACAGGAACTGGAAGTCAGGCTTTGGAG gaaaTGGTTCTAATAACAACCCCTGCTCAGAGACTTACCGCGGGCCCTCCCCTCAGTCGGAGCCAGAGGTGGCTGCCATTGTGGACTTCATCACCACCCATGGGAACATTAAGGCTCTGATCTCCATTCACAGCTACTCTCAGATGCTCATGTACCCTTACGGCCACTCACTGGAGCCGGTTCCAAACCAGAAGGAGTTG TACCATCTTGCCAAGGACGCAGTGCAGGCCTTGTCTGAGGCCCACGGGATCGAGTACATTTATGGCAGCATCAGCAACACCCTCT ATGTGGCCAGCGGGATCACTGTGGACTGGGCCTATGACAGTGGCATCAAATACTCATTCACCTTCGAGCTCCGGGACACGGGGCGCTATGGCTTCCTGCTGCCGGCCTCCCAGATCGTCCCCACGGCCCAGGAGACGTGGCTGGCGCTTCGGACCATCATGGAGCACACCCTGAATCACCCCTACTAG
- the CPA5 gene encoding carboxypeptidase A5 isoform X2, whose translation MPSSPGGGVGPGLCPVDRWTLLVFSFILAAALGQMNFTGCPRPGVFSLNLLQATQPSRKPSPQLPLPSLCLSRDQVLRVLAKNEKQLSILRDLEGLKPQKVDFWRSPARPSLPVDMRVAFSELKDIKAYLESHGLAYSIMIKDIQVLLDEEREAMAKARRLERSTSSFSYSSYHTLEEIYSWIDNFVTEYSDIVSKIRIGHSFENRSILVLKFSTGGSQRRAIWIDTGIHSREWITHATGIWTAKKIVSEYGKDHTLTNILNAMDIFMEIVTNPDGFAFTHSMNRLWRKNKSSRPGIFCIGVDLNRNWKSGFGGNGSNNNPCSETYRGPSPQSEPEVAAIVDFITTHGNIKALISIHSYSQMLMYPYGHSLEPVPNQKELMWPAGSLWTGPMTVASNTHSPSSSGTRGAMASCCRPPRSSPRPRRRGWRFGPSWSTP comes from the exons ATGCCGAGCAGCCCTGGAGGGGGCGTGGGCCCTGGCCTGTGCCCTGTGGACAGGTGGACGCTTCTGGTCTTCAGCTTTATCCTGGCAGCAGCTTTGGGTCAAATGAATTTCACAGG GTGCCCTCGGCCTGGTGTCTTCTCACTCAACCTCCTCCAAGCAACTCAgccttccaggaagccctctccacagctccctctgccctccctgtgtCTTTCCAGAGACCAGGTTCTTCGAGTCCTGGCTAAAAATGAGAAGCAGCTTTCAATTCTCAGGGACCTGGAGGGCCTGAAGCCCCAGAAG GTGGATTTCTGGCGTagcccagccaggcccagcctcCCTGTGGATATGAGAGTTGCTTTCTCGGAACTGAAGGACATCAAAGCTTACCTGGAGTCTCACGGCCTTGCTTACAGCATCATGATAAAGGACATCCAG GTGCTGCTGGACGAAGAGAGAGAAGCCATGGCAAAGGCCCGCCGGCTGGAGCGCAGCACCAGTAGCTTCAGCTACTCCTCTTACCACACCCTGGAGGAG ATATATAGCTGGATTGACAACTTCGTAACTGAGTATTCAGATATTGTTTCAAAAATTCGGATTGGCCACAGCTTTGAAAATCGGTCCATTCTTGTCCTGAAG TTCAGCACTGGAGGCTCTCAGCGCCGGGCCATCTGGATTGACACTGGTATCCACTCCCGGGAGTGGATCACCCATGCCACTGGCATCTGGACCGCCAAGAAG ATTGTCAGTGAATATGGCAAAGACCACACCCTGACAAATATCCTGAATGCCATGGACATCTTCATGGAGATTGTCACCAACCCTGATGGGTTTGCATTCACCCACAGCATG AACCGCCTGTGGCGGAAGAACAAATCCAGCAGACCTGGAATCTTTTGCATTGGCGTGGATCTGAACAGGAACTGGAAGTCAGGCTTTGGAG gaaaTGGTTCTAATAACAACCCCTGCTCAGAGACTTACCGCGGGCCCTCCCCTCAGTCGGAGCCAGAGGTGGCTGCCATTGTGGACTTCATCACCACCCATGGGAACATTAAGGCTCTGATCTCCATTCACAGCTACTCTCAGATGCTCATGTACCCTTACGGCCACTCACTGGAGCCGGTTCCAAACCAGAAGGAGTTG ATGTGGCCAGCGGGATCACTGTGGACTGGGCCTATGACAGTGGCATCAAATACTCATTCACCTTCGAGCTCCGGGACACGGGGCGCTATGGCTTCCTGCTGCCGGCCTCCCAGATCGTCCCCACGGCCCAGGAGACGTGGCTGGCGCTTCGGACCATCATGGAGCACACCCTGA
- the CPA5 gene encoding carboxypeptidase A5 isoform X4: MPSSPGGGVGPGLCPVDRWTLLVFSFILAAALGQMNFTGCPRPGVFSLNLLQATQPSRKPSPQLPLPSLCLSRDQVLRVLAKNEKQLSILRDLEGLKPQKVDFWRSPARPSLPVDMRVAFSELKDIKAYLESHGLAYSIMIKDIQVLLDEEREAMAKARRLERSTSSFSYSSYHTLEEIYSWIDNFVTEYSDIVSKIRIGHSFENRSILVLKIVSEYGKDHTLTNILNAMDIFMEIVTNPDGFAFTHSMNRLWRKNKSSRPGIFCIGVDLNRNWKSGFGGNGSNNNPCSETYRGPSPQSEPEVAAIVDFITTHGNIKALISIHSYSQMLMYPYGHSLEPVPNQKELYHLAKDAVQALSEAHGIEYIYGSISNTLYVASGITVDWAYDSGIKYSFTFELRDTGRYGFLLPASQIVPTAQETWLALRTIMEHTLNHPY, translated from the exons ATGCCGAGCAGCCCTGGAGGGGGCGTGGGCCCTGGCCTGTGCCCTGTGGACAGGTGGACGCTTCTGGTCTTCAGCTTTATCCTGGCAGCAGCTTTGGGTCAAATGAATTTCACAGG GTGCCCTCGGCCTGGTGTCTTCTCACTCAACCTCCTCCAAGCAACTCAgccttccaggaagccctctccacagctccctctgccctccctgtgtCTTTCCAGAGACCAGGTTCTTCGAGTCCTGGCTAAAAATGAGAAGCAGCTTTCAATTCTCAGGGACCTGGAGGGCCTGAAGCCCCAGAAG GTGGATTTCTGGCGTagcccagccaggcccagcctcCCTGTGGATATGAGAGTTGCTTTCTCGGAACTGAAGGACATCAAAGCTTACCTGGAGTCTCACGGCCTTGCTTACAGCATCATGATAAAGGACATCCAG GTGCTGCTGGACGAAGAGAGAGAAGCCATGGCAAAGGCCCGCCGGCTGGAGCGCAGCACCAGTAGCTTCAGCTACTCCTCTTACCACACCCTGGAGGAG ATATATAGCTGGATTGACAACTTCGTAACTGAGTATTCAGATATTGTTTCAAAAATTCGGATTGGCCACAGCTTTGAAAATCGGTCCATTCTTGTCCTGAAG ATTGTCAGTGAATATGGCAAAGACCACACCCTGACAAATATCCTGAATGCCATGGACATCTTCATGGAGATTGTCACCAACCCTGATGGGTTTGCATTCACCCACAGCATG AACCGCCTGTGGCGGAAGAACAAATCCAGCAGACCTGGAATCTTTTGCATTGGCGTGGATCTGAACAGGAACTGGAAGTCAGGCTTTGGAG gaaaTGGTTCTAATAACAACCCCTGCTCAGAGACTTACCGCGGGCCCTCCCCTCAGTCGGAGCCAGAGGTGGCTGCCATTGTGGACTTCATCACCACCCATGGGAACATTAAGGCTCTGATCTCCATTCACAGCTACTCTCAGATGCTCATGTACCCTTACGGCCACTCACTGGAGCCGGTTCCAAACCAGAAGGAGTTG TACCATCTTGCCAAGGACGCAGTGCAGGCCTTGTCTGAGGCCCACGGGATCGAGTACATTTATGGCAGCATCAGCAACACCCTCT ATGTGGCCAGCGGGATCACTGTGGACTGGGCCTATGACAGTGGCATCAAATACTCATTCACCTTCGAGCTCCGGGACACGGGGCGCTATGGCTTCCTGCTGCCGGCCTCCCAGATCGTCCCCACGGCCCAGGAGACGTGGCTGGCGCTTCGGACCATCATGGAGCACACCCTGAATCACCCCTACTAG
- the CPA5 gene encoding carboxypeptidase A5 isoform X7 codes for MKLHTSQRIFKSRTESTVGGSPSVVLLDEEREAMAKARRLERSTSSFSYSSYHTLEEIYSWIDNFVTEYSDIVSKIRIGHSFENRSILVLKFSTGGSQRRAIWIDTGIHSREWITHATGIWTAKKIVSEYGKDHTLTNILNAMDIFMEIVTNPDGFAFTHSMNRLWRKNKSSRPGIFCIGVDLNRNWKSGFGGNGSNNNPCSETYRGPSPQSEPEVAAIVDFITTHGNIKALISIHSYSQMLMYPYGHSLEPVPNQKELYHLAKDAVQALSEAHGIEYIYGSISNTLYVASGITVDWAYDSGIKYSFTFELRDTGRYGFLLPASQIVPTAQETWLALRTIMEHTLNHPY; via the exons ATGAAACTTCACACTtctcagagaatttttaaatctagGACGGAGTCCACGGTGGGAGGCTCTCCTAGTGTG GTGCTGCTGGACGAAGAGAGAGAAGCCATGGCAAAGGCCCGCCGGCTGGAGCGCAGCACCAGTAGCTTCAGCTACTCCTCTTACCACACCCTGGAGGAG ATATATAGCTGGATTGACAACTTCGTAACTGAGTATTCAGATATTGTTTCAAAAATTCGGATTGGCCACAGCTTTGAAAATCGGTCCATTCTTGTCCTGAAG TTCAGCACTGGAGGCTCTCAGCGCCGGGCCATCTGGATTGACACTGGTATCCACTCCCGGGAGTGGATCACCCATGCCACTGGCATCTGGACCGCCAAGAAG ATTGTCAGTGAATATGGCAAAGACCACACCCTGACAAATATCCTGAATGCCATGGACATCTTCATGGAGATTGTCACCAACCCTGATGGGTTTGCATTCACCCACAGCATG AACCGCCTGTGGCGGAAGAACAAATCCAGCAGACCTGGAATCTTTTGCATTGGCGTGGATCTGAACAGGAACTGGAAGTCAGGCTTTGGAG gaaaTGGTTCTAATAACAACCCCTGCTCAGAGACTTACCGCGGGCCCTCCCCTCAGTCGGAGCCAGAGGTGGCTGCCATTGTGGACTTCATCACCACCCATGGGAACATTAAGGCTCTGATCTCCATTCACAGCTACTCTCAGATGCTCATGTACCCTTACGGCCACTCACTGGAGCCGGTTCCAAACCAGAAGGAGTTG TACCATCTTGCCAAGGACGCAGTGCAGGCCTTGTCTGAGGCCCACGGGATCGAGTACATTTATGGCAGCATCAGCAACACCCTCT ATGTGGCCAGCGGGATCACTGTGGACTGGGCCTATGACAGTGGCATCAAATACTCATTCACCTTCGAGCTCCGGGACACGGGGCGCTATGGCTTCCTGCTGCCGGCCTCCCAGATCGTCCCCACGGCCCAGGAGACGTGGCTGGCGCTTCGGACCATCATGGAGCACACCCTGAATCACCCCTACTAG